The following proteins are co-located in the Verrucomicrobiota bacterium genome:
- the ppk1 gene encoding polyphosphate kinase 1, with translation MKRNRYFNRELSWLEFNQRVLDEAASDSLPLLERLKFLAISASNLDEFFTVRVGGLKALHRSGSRARDLTGLTPNQQLRAIRARAKEMIEAQYRLLNEALLPSLRQAGITRLRIREIAPPQLAQLEAYFEDNLYPLLTPIAFDPENQDFEAPALQVTVACELEPTKGGPPRYAILPLPPNLPRRVNIPESAGYTYVKSEDLVASMLHLFFPEEKVRSTGVFRIIRNGDIVLEDEDTLDLAGEMEDVLAARQFGETVRVDITSGVSRSLSQAITTLSQAQPSEVNRVPGIVDLTSYMDLAFSQGFDELKVPEWPIRSSPDLPPQTPLFEAIAEKDILLYHPFESFEPIVQLLEESARDPDVLAIKQILYRTAKRSRIIDALIRAAENGKSVVVLVELKARFDEARNIERAEELRRAGVQIIYGVKGLKTHAKICLVIRNERGHLRRYCHFGTGNYNEGTAKLYTDVSLLTAHPDYGTDASAFFNAVSGRSKIPRYRKIFAAPHTLKPRLLELIASEAERARQGQTARILAKINSLQDPEIIDALYIASQAGVDIQLNIRGICCLRPGVKGLSENIRVLSLIDRYLEHARILCFHQGGLRTTYLSSADWMVRNLDKRVELMVPIEEKAAKKRVLAILENYFKDNLQACEIQADGSYRRLRPKSGQKRIRAQEELHKKATAAAKRLQRSAASELEPHRPS, from the coding sequence ATGAAAAGAAACCGCTACTTCAATCGCGAACTCAGTTGGCTGGAATTCAACCAACGGGTACTCGATGAAGCCGCCTCCGACAGCCTGCCCCTGCTGGAGCGCCTCAAATTTCTAGCTATCTCCGCGTCCAATCTGGATGAATTTTTCACCGTCCGGGTGGGCGGGCTGAAGGCGCTTCACCGCAGCGGCAGCCGGGCTCGCGACCTGACCGGCCTCACGCCGAACCAACAGCTGCGCGCCATCCGCGCCCGAGCCAAGGAAATGATCGAAGCGCAATACCGCCTCTTGAACGAAGCGCTCCTCCCCTCGCTCCGCCAAGCTGGCATCACCCGCCTTCGGATCCGAGAGATCGCCCCCCCTCAACTGGCCCAACTGGAAGCCTACTTCGAAGACAACCTCTACCCACTGCTCACTCCCATCGCCTTCGACCCGGAAAACCAAGACTTCGAAGCCCCCGCCCTCCAAGTGACAGTGGCCTGCGAACTCGAACCCACCAAAGGCGGCCCGCCTCGCTACGCCATCCTGCCCCTCCCGCCCAACCTCCCCCGTCGAGTCAATATCCCGGAATCCGCCGGCTACACCTACGTCAAATCGGAAGACCTCGTCGCCAGCATGCTCCACCTCTTCTTCCCGGAAGAGAAAGTGCGCAGCACCGGAGTCTTCCGGATCATTCGCAATGGGGACATCGTCCTGGAAGACGAAGACACCCTCGACCTGGCCGGCGAAATGGAAGACGTCCTCGCCGCCCGCCAATTTGGAGAAACCGTGCGCGTCGACATCACCAGCGGCGTGAGTCGCTCCCTCAGCCAAGCCATCACCACCCTCAGCCAGGCCCAGCCCTCCGAAGTCAATCGGGTCCCGGGCATCGTCGACCTCACCAGCTACATGGACCTGGCCTTCTCCCAAGGCTTCGACGAACTGAAAGTCCCCGAATGGCCCATCCGCAGCTCGCCGGACCTCCCCCCGCAGACCCCGCTCTTTGAAGCCATCGCGGAAAAAGACATCCTCCTCTACCACCCTTTCGAAAGCTTCGAGCCCATCGTGCAACTGCTGGAAGAATCCGCCCGTGACCCGGACGTCCTCGCCATCAAACAAATCCTCTACCGCACCGCCAAACGCTCCCGCATCATCGACGCCCTCATCCGCGCCGCCGAAAACGGCAAAAGCGTCGTCGTCCTGGTCGAGCTCAAGGCCCGCTTCGACGAAGCCCGCAACATCGAGCGCGCCGAAGAACTCCGCCGGGCCGGCGTCCAAATCATCTACGGAGTCAAAGGCCTCAAAACCCACGCCAAAATCTGCCTCGTCATCCGCAACGAACGCGGGCACCTCCGCCGCTACTGCCACTTCGGCACCGGGAACTACAACGAAGGCACCGCGAAACTCTACACCGACGTCAGCCTCCTGACCGCCCACCCCGACTACGGCACCGACGCCTCCGCCTTCTTCAACGCCGTCAGCGGCCGCTCGAAAATCCCGCGTTACCGGAAAATCTTCGCCGCCCCCCACACCCTCAAGCCCCGCCTACTGGAACTCATCGCGAGCGAAGCGGAGCGCGCCCGCCAAGGGCAAACCGCCCGCATCCTCGCGAAAATCAATAGCCTGCAAGACCCCGAAATCATCGACGCCCTCTACATCGCCTCCCAAGCCGGGGTCGACATCCAGCTCAACATCCGCGGCATCTGCTGCCTCCGCCCGGGGGTCAAAGGCCTGAGCGAAAACATCCGCGTCCTCAGCCTCATCGACCGCTACTTGGAACACGCTCGCATCCTCTGCTTCCACCAAGGTGGCCTCCGCACCACCTACCTCTCGAGTGCCGACTGGATGGTGCGCAACCTCGACAAACGGGTCGAACTCATGGTCCCCATCGAAGAAAAAGCCGCCAAAAAACGCGTCCTCGCCATCCTCGAAAACTACTTCAAAGACAACCTCCAAGCCTGCGAAATCCAAGCCGACGGCAGCTACCGGCGTCTCCGCCCCAAATCGGGCCAAAAACGCATCCGCGCCCAAGAAGAACTTCATAAAAAAGCCACCGCCGCCGCCAAACGCCTCCAGCGCTCCGCCGCCAGCGAACTCGAACCCCACCGCCCGAGCTGA